A genomic region of Echeneis naucrates chromosome 24, fEcheNa1.1, whole genome shotgun sequence contains the following coding sequences:
- the ppp4r4 gene encoding serine/threonine-protein phosphatase 4 regulatory subunit 4 isoform X8 — MFPSRMNVNQCGLFGPMDELQELVLMERPVRRSLKTAEEIDQLTVDEDLNDIERAVYLLSIGQEVQRVSVISNLPSLVRQNPAETFRRVVPKVRDILNGSGAEIQLAAAASFLTILQDDIILIHTHTYSILKTVLLHLNHRDTVVSNAWLETLLSAINALPKETIKQEVLNPLLYQSHLSHSVPARVASCRILGRVASKFDSHIVKKELLPLARSFCQDVDCEVRTCMCRQLESIARATGVDDTRMELLPELLELAEDEERSVRLAAFDTIINLLEMINSDDKLHVVVPLVMSVCETPLQTDEVIVASLSFQFGKLCSGLTGSLSDEQRSCLLQHFKVLCVAGLQTEGNQTDINESKLIRCNCCYNLPAMVVFAGSTHFLSELYSSFSSLCCDPEVSVRRSAAASFHQVVKLLGSNVQVVLKELLVLLQDDALEVLDALMNHLEETLEAILSRGENLTLDNKFPELLSALLLAEQKVGCSLRWRLHEKLLQHYSCLARLLPGELLHQSFAPRIFVILTTNKVLPVQREAARTFCMFLRYNRKQEQRQELMERVIQDLAQGRSYWNRLRFLDVCETASEIFSRKYFNKHFLVPALELVHDPVANVRYKLCQLLPRLRSLLRLPADKQLLQQLDFCVQKLLCREKDKDVVATIRQTVLELDKLDFTEPFHKRQARDVLDQKKETEECLLLEMEQLERQQSEAKVVERKRRDSKSSLSATKSMSLSGAALSSGKEMRKAKLSRSRSLSSQPTTSKPTTSERPVKVKDLNSTSGPGMSSTSQNKDDSLRNIQFTMATQSTSSVPVLIRSNTTSLLDRQGCGVKEGQSRKLSMNRKSNSFSVQSGRD; from the exons ATGTTCCCCAGCAGAATGAATGTGAACCAGTGCGGTCTGTTCGGACCGATGGACGAGCTGCAGGAGCTGGTCCTGATGGAGAGGCCGGTCCGCAGGAGTCTCAAG ACGGCCGAGGAGATTGATCAGCTGACTGTGGATGAAGACCTAAACGACATAGAGAGAGCTGTCTACCTGCTCAG CATTGGTCAGGAGGTCCAGAGAGTGAGTGTCATCAGTAACTTGCCAAGTCTTGTCCGCCAGAATCCAGCTGAGACGTTTCGTCGGGTTGTACCAAAAGTCCGG GACATCCTGAATGGATCTGGAGCTGAGATccagctggcagcagcagcatcgtTTTTAACCATCCTCCAAGACGACATCATCCTGATCCACACCCACACTTACTCAATCCTCAAGACAGTCCTGCTGCACCTGAACCACAGAGACACAG ttgtGAGCAACGCCTGGTTGGAGACTTTGCTGTCTGCCATCAACGCTTTACCGAAGGAGACCATAAAACAGGAG GTGCTGAATCCTCTCTTGTATCAGTCTCACCTGTCTCACTCTGTTCCTGCTCGTGTGGCCAGTTGTCGCATTTTAGGAAGAGTTGCCAGCAAATTTGATTCCCACAT AGTGAAGAAGGAACTGCTGCCATTGGCTCGGTCTTTTTGTCAGGATGTGGATTGTGAAGTCCGAACTTGTATGTGCCGTCAGCTGGAAAGCATTGCCAGGGCAACCGG GGTTGATGACACCAGGATGGAGCTGCTTCCTGAATTATTGGAGCTTGCTGAAGATGAGGAGCGCAGTGTTCGCCTTGCCGCCTTTGACACCATCATCAACTTGCTGGAGATGATTAACAGTG ATGACAAGCTCCATGTTGTGGTTCCTCTGGTGATGTCAGTCTGTGAAACACCATTGCAAACGGACGAAGTCATAGTGGCATCGTTGTCATTCCAGTTTGGGAAGCTGTGCAGTGGATTGACAG GGTCTCTATCAGATGAGCAGAGGAGCTGCCTGCTGCAGCATTTTAAGGTGCTGTGTGTCGCCGGTCTGCAGACTGAAGGAAACCAGACCGACATCAACGAGTCCAAGCTGATCCGCTGCAACTGCTGCTACAACCTTCCG GCCATGGTGGTGTTTGCTGGTTCCACCCACTTCCTGTCAGAGCTCTACTCGTCCTTTTCCAGTCTTTGTTGTGACCCAGAAGTCAGTGTTCGACGAAGTGCTGCAGCTAGTTTCCACCAG GTGGTGAAGCTCCTTGGCTCAAATGTCCAGGTGGTTCTCAAGGAACTTCTGGTCCTGCTGCAGGATGACGCTCTGGAG GTCCTAGATGCTCTGATGAACCACCTTGAGGAAACTCTGGAGGCAATTCTGTCCAGAGGGGAAAACCTGACCCTGGACAACAAG TTTCCAGAGCTGTTGTCAGCTCTCTTGTTGGCAGAGCAGAAGGTTGGATGTTCTCTGCGTTGGCGGCTGcatgagaagctgctgcagcattaTAGTTGTCTGGCACGACTGCTGCCCGGAGAGCTGCTGCACCAGAGCTTCGCTCCTCGCATCTTCGTCATCCTCACCACCAAT AAGGTGTTACCTGTGCAGAGGGAGGCAGCTCGGACATTCTGCATGTTTCTCCGCTACAACCGCAAACAGGAGCAGCGCCAAGAGCTGATGGAGCGAGTGATCCAAG ATCTGGCTCAGGGGAGGAGCTACTGGAACCGTCTGAGGTTCCTTGATGTTTGTGAAACAGCCTCTGAGATTTTCTCCAGAAAATACttcaacaaacattttctgGTTCCAGCTCTGGAGCTGGTTCATGACCCGGTTGCCAACGTCAg GTACAAGCTGTGCCAGCTGTTGCCTAGGTTACGGTCGCTGCTCCGCCTCCCAGCGGACAAACAGCTGTTGCAGCAATTGGACTTCTGTGTCCAGAAGCTtctctgcagagagaaggaCAAGGATGTAGTGGCAACCATCCGCCAG ACTGTATTGGAACTAGACAAGCTGGACTTCACAGAACCT tTCCATAAGAGACAGGCGAGGGACGTCCTGGACCagaagaaggagacagaggagtGTCTGCTGCTGGAGATG GAGCAGCTGGAGCGCCAGCAGAGTGAGGCGAAGGTTGTTGAGAGAAAAC GAAGGGATAGTAAGAGCAGTCTGTCTGCAACCAAATCCATGTCCCTGTCTGGAGCAGCCCTGTCTTCAG GTAAAGAGATGAGGAAGGCCAAATTGTCCCGGAGTCGATCCCTCAGCAGCCAACCGACAACGTCCAAACCCACCACCTCAGAAAGACCTGT GAAGGTGAAGGATCTGAATAGTACATCCGGACCCGGGATGTCCTCCACCTCGCAGAACAAAG ATGACTCATTGCGGAACATCCAATTCACCATGGCAACCCAGTCCACCTCATCCGTGCCGGTCCTGATCCGAAGCAACACCACAAGCCTActggacagg CAGGGTTGTGGGGTTAAGGAGGGTCAGTCCAGAAAGCTTTCAAT gaacaGGAAGTCCAACTCTTTCAGTGTCCAATCAGGACGAGACTGA
- the ppp4r4 gene encoding serine/threonine-protein phosphatase 4 regulatory subunit 4 isoform X1 has product MFPSRMNVNQCGLFGPMDELQELVLMERPVRRSLKTAEEIDQLTVDEDLNDIERAVYLLSIGQEVQRVSVISNLPSLVRQNPAETFRRVVPKVRDILNGSGAEIQLAAAASFLTILQDDIILIHTHTYSILKTVLLHLNHRDTVVSNAWLETLLSAINALPKETIKQEVLNPLLYQSHLSHSVPARVASCRILGRVASKFDSHIVKKELLPLARSFCQDVDCEVRTCMCRQLESIARATGVDDTRMELLPELLELAEDEERSVRLAAFDTIINLLEMINSDDKLHVVVPLVMSVCETPLQTDEVIVASLSFQFGKLCSGLTGSLSDEQRSCLLQHFKVLCVAGLQTEGNQTDINESKLIRCNCCYNLPAMVVFAGSTHFLSELYSSFSSLCCDPEVSVRRSAAASFHQVVKLLGSNVQVVLKELLVLLQDDALEVLDALMNHLEETLEAILSRGENLTLDNKFPELLSALLLAEQKVGCSLRWRLHEKLLQHYSCLARLLPGELLHQSFAPRIFVILTTNVSTRRLWAGLRRKTVEYTGDFLWLLWLQKVLPVQREAARTFCMFLRYNRKQEQRQELMERVIQDLAQGRSYWNRLRFLDVCETASEIFSRKYFNKHFLVPALELVHDPVANVRYKLCQLLPRLRSLLRLPADKQLLQQLDFCVQKLLCREKDKDVVATIRQTVLELDKLDFTEPFHKRQARDVLDQKKETEECLLLEMVSRDPDPVLSLNQFSSNDVSSGQEQLERQQSEAKVVERKRRDSKSSLSATKSMSLSGAALSSGKEMRKAKLSRSRSLSSQPTTSKPTTSERPVKVKDLNSTSGPGMSSTSQNKDDSLRNIQFTMATQSTSSVPVLIRSNTTSLLDRANTLDHRTGSIDHRDQRTGTLGHRTNTIDHRNNMVDQRTGTVEHRTSTVDQRDHRSSTLDHRTSGVNQRDHKTSSVDQRDHRTSSLDQRDHWTTTLDQRSKTMEQGCGVKEGQSRKLSMNRKSNSFSVQSGRD; this is encoded by the exons ATGTTCCCCAGCAGAATGAATGTGAACCAGTGCGGTCTGTTCGGACCGATGGACGAGCTGCAGGAGCTGGTCCTGATGGAGAGGCCGGTCCGCAGGAGTCTCAAG ACGGCCGAGGAGATTGATCAGCTGACTGTGGATGAAGACCTAAACGACATAGAGAGAGCTGTCTACCTGCTCAG CATTGGTCAGGAGGTCCAGAGAGTGAGTGTCATCAGTAACTTGCCAAGTCTTGTCCGCCAGAATCCAGCTGAGACGTTTCGTCGGGTTGTACCAAAAGTCCGG GACATCCTGAATGGATCTGGAGCTGAGATccagctggcagcagcagcatcgtTTTTAACCATCCTCCAAGACGACATCATCCTGATCCACACCCACACTTACTCAATCCTCAAGACAGTCCTGCTGCACCTGAACCACAGAGACACAG ttgtGAGCAACGCCTGGTTGGAGACTTTGCTGTCTGCCATCAACGCTTTACCGAAGGAGACCATAAAACAGGAG GTGCTGAATCCTCTCTTGTATCAGTCTCACCTGTCTCACTCTGTTCCTGCTCGTGTGGCCAGTTGTCGCATTTTAGGAAGAGTTGCCAGCAAATTTGATTCCCACAT AGTGAAGAAGGAACTGCTGCCATTGGCTCGGTCTTTTTGTCAGGATGTGGATTGTGAAGTCCGAACTTGTATGTGCCGTCAGCTGGAAAGCATTGCCAGGGCAACCGG GGTTGATGACACCAGGATGGAGCTGCTTCCTGAATTATTGGAGCTTGCTGAAGATGAGGAGCGCAGTGTTCGCCTTGCCGCCTTTGACACCATCATCAACTTGCTGGAGATGATTAACAGTG ATGACAAGCTCCATGTTGTGGTTCCTCTGGTGATGTCAGTCTGTGAAACACCATTGCAAACGGACGAAGTCATAGTGGCATCGTTGTCATTCCAGTTTGGGAAGCTGTGCAGTGGATTGACAG GGTCTCTATCAGATGAGCAGAGGAGCTGCCTGCTGCAGCATTTTAAGGTGCTGTGTGTCGCCGGTCTGCAGACTGAAGGAAACCAGACCGACATCAACGAGTCCAAGCTGATCCGCTGCAACTGCTGCTACAACCTTCCG GCCATGGTGGTGTTTGCTGGTTCCACCCACTTCCTGTCAGAGCTCTACTCGTCCTTTTCCAGTCTTTGTTGTGACCCAGAAGTCAGTGTTCGACGAAGTGCTGCAGCTAGTTTCCACCAG GTGGTGAAGCTCCTTGGCTCAAATGTCCAGGTGGTTCTCAAGGAACTTCTGGTCCTGCTGCAGGATGACGCTCTGGAG GTCCTAGATGCTCTGATGAACCACCTTGAGGAAACTCTGGAGGCAATTCTGTCCAGAGGGGAAAACCTGACCCTGGACAACAAG TTTCCAGAGCTGTTGTCAGCTCTCTTGTTGGCAGAGCAGAAGGTTGGATGTTCTCTGCGTTGGCGGCTGcatgagaagctgctgcagcattaTAGTTGTCTGGCACGACTGCTGCCCGGAGAGCTGCTGCACCAGAGCTTCGCTCCTCGCATCTTCGTCATCCTCACCACCAATGTCAGTACCAGACGCCTTTGGGCGGGCCTGAGAAGGAAAACTGTAGAGTACACAGGTGATTTCCTTTGGTTATTGTGGTTACAGAAGGTGTTACCTGTGCAGAGGGAGGCAGCTCGGACATTCTGCATGTTTCTCCGCTACAACCGCAAACAGGAGCAGCGCCAAGAGCTGATGGAGCGAGTGATCCAAG ATCTGGCTCAGGGGAGGAGCTACTGGAACCGTCTGAGGTTCCTTGATGTTTGTGAAACAGCCTCTGAGATTTTCTCCAGAAAATACttcaacaaacattttctgGTTCCAGCTCTGGAGCTGGTTCATGACCCGGTTGCCAACGTCAg GTACAAGCTGTGCCAGCTGTTGCCTAGGTTACGGTCGCTGCTCCGCCTCCCAGCGGACAAACAGCTGTTGCAGCAATTGGACTTCTGTGTCCAGAAGCTtctctgcagagagaaggaCAAGGATGTAGTGGCAACCATCCGCCAG ACTGTATTGGAACTAGACAAGCTGGACTTCACAGAACCT tTCCATAAGAGACAGGCGAGGGACGTCCTGGACCagaagaaggagacagaggagtGTCTGCTGCTGGAGATGGTGAGTCGGGATCCTGATCCAGTCTTGAGTCTGAACCAGTTTAGTTCTAATGATGTGTCCTCTGGTCAGGAGCAGCTGGAGCGCCAGCAGAGTGAGGCGAAGGTTGTTGAGAGAAAAC GAAGGGATAGTAAGAGCAGTCTGTCTGCAACCAAATCCATGTCCCTGTCTGGAGCAGCCCTGTCTTCAG GTAAAGAGATGAGGAAGGCCAAATTGTCCCGGAGTCGATCCCTCAGCAGCCAACCGACAACGTCCAAACCCACCACCTCAGAAAGACCTGT GAAGGTGAAGGATCTGAATAGTACATCCGGACCCGGGATGTCCTCCACCTCGCAGAACAAAG ATGACTCATTGCGGAACATCCAATTCACCATGGCAACCCAGTCCACCTCATCCGTGCCGGTCCTGATCCGAAGCAACACCACAAGCCTActggacagggccaacacactggACCACAGAACTGGTTCCATAGACCACAGGGACCAGAGAACTGGGACACTGGGCCATAGAACCAATACCATAGACCACAGGAACAATATGGTGGACCAGAGAACTGGGACAGTGGAACACAGAACCAGTACTGTTGACCAGAGAGACCATAGAAGTAGCACCTTGGATCATAGGACCAGTGGAGTTAACCAGAGAGATCATAAGACCAGTTCTGTGGACCAGAGAGATCATCGGACAAGTTCTTTGGACCAGAGAGATCACTGGACCACTACCTTAGACCAGCGCAGCAAAACAATGGAGCAGGGTTGTGGGGTTAAGGAGGGTCAGTCCAGAAAGCTTTCAAT gaacaGGAAGTCCAACTCTTTCAGTGTCCAATCAGGACGAGACTGA
- the ppp4r4 gene encoding serine/threonine-protein phosphatase 4 regulatory subunit 4 isoform X2 gives MFPSRMNVNQCGLFGPMDELQELVLMERPVRRSLKTAEEIDQLTVDEDLNDIERAVYLLSIGQEVQRVSVISNLPSLVRQNPAETFRRVVPKVRDILNGSGAEIQLAAAASFLTILQDDIILIHTHTYSILKTVLLHLNHRDTVVSNAWLETLLSAINALPKETIKQEVLNPLLYQSHLSHSVPARVASCRILGRVASKFDSHIVKKELLPLARSFCQDVDCEVRTCMCRQLESIARATGVDDTRMELLPELLELAEDEERSVRLAAFDTIINLLEMINSDDKLHVVVPLVMSVCETPLQTDEVIVASLSFQFGKLCSGLTGSLSDEQRSCLLQHFKVLCVAGLQTEGNQTDINESKLIRCNCCYNLPAMVVFAGSTHFLSELYSSFSSLCCDPEVSVRRSAAASFHQVVKLLGSNVQVVLKELLVLLQDDALEVLDALMNHLEETLEAILSRGENLTLDNKFPELLSALLLAEQKVGCSLRWRLHEKLLQHYSCLARLLPGELLHQSFAPRIFVILTTNVSTRRLWAGLRRKTVEYTGDFLWLLWLQKVLPVQREAARTFCMFLRYNRKQEQRQELMERVIQDLAQGRSYWNRLRFLDVCETASEIFSRKYFNKHFLVPALELVHDPVANVRYKLCQLLPRLRSLLRLPADKQLLQQLDFCVQKLLCREKDKDVVATIRQTVLELDKLDFTEPFHKRQARDVLDQKKETEECLLLEMEQLERQQSEAKVVERKRRDSKSSLSATKSMSLSGAALSSGKEMRKAKLSRSRSLSSQPTTSKPTTSERPVKVKDLNSTSGPGMSSTSQNKDDSLRNIQFTMATQSTSSVPVLIRSNTTSLLDRANTLDHRTGSIDHRDQRTGTLGHRTNTIDHRNNMVDQRTGTVEHRTSTVDQRDHRSSTLDHRTSGVNQRDHKTSSVDQRDHRTSSLDQRDHWTTTLDQRSKTMEQGCGVKEGQSRKLSMNRKSNSFSVQSGRD, from the exons ATGTTCCCCAGCAGAATGAATGTGAACCAGTGCGGTCTGTTCGGACCGATGGACGAGCTGCAGGAGCTGGTCCTGATGGAGAGGCCGGTCCGCAGGAGTCTCAAG ACGGCCGAGGAGATTGATCAGCTGACTGTGGATGAAGACCTAAACGACATAGAGAGAGCTGTCTACCTGCTCAG CATTGGTCAGGAGGTCCAGAGAGTGAGTGTCATCAGTAACTTGCCAAGTCTTGTCCGCCAGAATCCAGCTGAGACGTTTCGTCGGGTTGTACCAAAAGTCCGG GACATCCTGAATGGATCTGGAGCTGAGATccagctggcagcagcagcatcgtTTTTAACCATCCTCCAAGACGACATCATCCTGATCCACACCCACACTTACTCAATCCTCAAGACAGTCCTGCTGCACCTGAACCACAGAGACACAG ttgtGAGCAACGCCTGGTTGGAGACTTTGCTGTCTGCCATCAACGCTTTACCGAAGGAGACCATAAAACAGGAG GTGCTGAATCCTCTCTTGTATCAGTCTCACCTGTCTCACTCTGTTCCTGCTCGTGTGGCCAGTTGTCGCATTTTAGGAAGAGTTGCCAGCAAATTTGATTCCCACAT AGTGAAGAAGGAACTGCTGCCATTGGCTCGGTCTTTTTGTCAGGATGTGGATTGTGAAGTCCGAACTTGTATGTGCCGTCAGCTGGAAAGCATTGCCAGGGCAACCGG GGTTGATGACACCAGGATGGAGCTGCTTCCTGAATTATTGGAGCTTGCTGAAGATGAGGAGCGCAGTGTTCGCCTTGCCGCCTTTGACACCATCATCAACTTGCTGGAGATGATTAACAGTG ATGACAAGCTCCATGTTGTGGTTCCTCTGGTGATGTCAGTCTGTGAAACACCATTGCAAACGGACGAAGTCATAGTGGCATCGTTGTCATTCCAGTTTGGGAAGCTGTGCAGTGGATTGACAG GGTCTCTATCAGATGAGCAGAGGAGCTGCCTGCTGCAGCATTTTAAGGTGCTGTGTGTCGCCGGTCTGCAGACTGAAGGAAACCAGACCGACATCAACGAGTCCAAGCTGATCCGCTGCAACTGCTGCTACAACCTTCCG GCCATGGTGGTGTTTGCTGGTTCCACCCACTTCCTGTCAGAGCTCTACTCGTCCTTTTCCAGTCTTTGTTGTGACCCAGAAGTCAGTGTTCGACGAAGTGCTGCAGCTAGTTTCCACCAG GTGGTGAAGCTCCTTGGCTCAAATGTCCAGGTGGTTCTCAAGGAACTTCTGGTCCTGCTGCAGGATGACGCTCTGGAG GTCCTAGATGCTCTGATGAACCACCTTGAGGAAACTCTGGAGGCAATTCTGTCCAGAGGGGAAAACCTGACCCTGGACAACAAG TTTCCAGAGCTGTTGTCAGCTCTCTTGTTGGCAGAGCAGAAGGTTGGATGTTCTCTGCGTTGGCGGCTGcatgagaagctgctgcagcattaTAGTTGTCTGGCACGACTGCTGCCCGGAGAGCTGCTGCACCAGAGCTTCGCTCCTCGCATCTTCGTCATCCTCACCACCAATGTCAGTACCAGACGCCTTTGGGCGGGCCTGAGAAGGAAAACTGTAGAGTACACAGGTGATTTCCTTTGGTTATTGTGGTTACAGAAGGTGTTACCTGTGCAGAGGGAGGCAGCTCGGACATTCTGCATGTTTCTCCGCTACAACCGCAAACAGGAGCAGCGCCAAGAGCTGATGGAGCGAGTGATCCAAG ATCTGGCTCAGGGGAGGAGCTACTGGAACCGTCTGAGGTTCCTTGATGTTTGTGAAACAGCCTCTGAGATTTTCTCCAGAAAATACttcaacaaacattttctgGTTCCAGCTCTGGAGCTGGTTCATGACCCGGTTGCCAACGTCAg GTACAAGCTGTGCCAGCTGTTGCCTAGGTTACGGTCGCTGCTCCGCCTCCCAGCGGACAAACAGCTGTTGCAGCAATTGGACTTCTGTGTCCAGAAGCTtctctgcagagagaaggaCAAGGATGTAGTGGCAACCATCCGCCAG ACTGTATTGGAACTAGACAAGCTGGACTTCACAGAACCT tTCCATAAGAGACAGGCGAGGGACGTCCTGGACCagaagaaggagacagaggagtGTCTGCTGCTGGAGATG GAGCAGCTGGAGCGCCAGCAGAGTGAGGCGAAGGTTGTTGAGAGAAAAC GAAGGGATAGTAAGAGCAGTCTGTCTGCAACCAAATCCATGTCCCTGTCTGGAGCAGCCCTGTCTTCAG GTAAAGAGATGAGGAAGGCCAAATTGTCCCGGAGTCGATCCCTCAGCAGCCAACCGACAACGTCCAAACCCACCACCTCAGAAAGACCTGT GAAGGTGAAGGATCTGAATAGTACATCCGGACCCGGGATGTCCTCCACCTCGCAGAACAAAG ATGACTCATTGCGGAACATCCAATTCACCATGGCAACCCAGTCCACCTCATCCGTGCCGGTCCTGATCCGAAGCAACACCACAAGCCTActggacagggccaacacactggACCACAGAACTGGTTCCATAGACCACAGGGACCAGAGAACTGGGACACTGGGCCATAGAACCAATACCATAGACCACAGGAACAATATGGTGGACCAGAGAACTGGGACAGTGGAACACAGAACCAGTACTGTTGACCAGAGAGACCATAGAAGTAGCACCTTGGATCATAGGACCAGTGGAGTTAACCAGAGAGATCATAAGACCAGTTCTGTGGACCAGAGAGATCATCGGACAAGTTCTTTGGACCAGAGAGATCACTGGACCACTACCTTAGACCAGCGCAGCAAAACAATGGAGCAGGGTTGTGGGGTTAAGGAGGGTCAGTCCAGAAAGCTTTCAAT gaacaGGAAGTCCAACTCTTTCAGTGTCCAATCAGGACGAGACTGA